A window of the Halobacterium hubeiense genome harbors these coding sequences:
- a CDS encoding pyridoxal phosphate-dependent aminotransferase, producing the protein MDFTDRVRRVEPSATLAVSNLANELEAEGKDVIDLSVGEPDFDTPQNVKDAAEDALEAGETGYTSSNGIPELREAIAAKLRGDGIDYEAGNVIVTPGAKQALFETFQALVDDGDEVVLLDPAWVSYEAMAKIAGADLSRVDLSPHDFQLEPALDELAATISDDTELLVVNSPSNPTGSVYSREAMEGVRDLAVEHDVTVISDEIYQHINYGREHVSLAALDGMFERTVTINGFSKAYAMTGWRLGYLAGPEELIDQAGKVHSHSVSSATNFVQHGGVEAIENTDGAVEEMVEAFESRKDRLLELFAEHGTDVPEPDGAFYVMVPVDEDDQQWCQDALKDAHVATVPGSAFGTPGYARISYAASTERLEEAVDRLAEEGYL; encoded by the coding sequence ATGGACTTCACCGACAGGGTACGACGAGTCGAACCGAGCGCGACGCTCGCGGTCAGCAACCTCGCGAACGAACTGGAGGCCGAGGGCAAGGACGTCATCGACCTCTCGGTCGGCGAACCGGACTTCGACACGCCGCAGAACGTCAAGGACGCCGCCGAGGACGCCCTCGAAGCCGGCGAGACCGGCTACACGTCCTCGAACGGCATCCCGGAGCTGCGGGAGGCCATCGCGGCGAAGCTCCGCGGCGACGGCATCGACTACGAGGCGGGCAACGTCATCGTGACGCCGGGCGCCAAGCAGGCGCTGTTCGAGACGTTCCAGGCGCTGGTCGACGACGGCGACGAGGTCGTCCTGCTGGACCCCGCGTGGGTGTCCTACGAGGCGATGGCGAAGATCGCGGGCGCCGACCTCTCCCGCGTGGACCTCTCGCCGCACGACTTCCAGCTGGAGCCGGCGCTGGACGAACTCGCCGCCACGATTTCCGACGACACCGAGCTGCTGGTCGTGAACTCGCCGAGCAACCCCACGGGCTCGGTGTACTCGCGGGAGGCCATGGAGGGCGTCCGCGACCTCGCCGTCGAGCACGACGTCACGGTCATCTCCGACGAAATCTACCAGCACATCAACTACGGCCGCGAGCACGTCAGCCTCGCCGCCCTCGACGGGATGTTCGAGCGCACCGTCACCATCAACGGCTTCTCGAAGGCGTACGCGATGACCGGCTGGCGTCTGGGCTACCTCGCGGGACCCGAGGAGCTCATCGACCAGGCGGGGAAGGTGCACTCGCACTCCGTCTCGTCGGCGACGAACTTCGTCCAGCACGGCGGCGTCGAAGCCATCGAGAACACCGACGGGGCCGTCGAGGAGATGGTCGAGGCGTTCGAGTCCCGGAAAGACCGCCTGCTGGAGCTGTTCGCCGAGCACGGCACGGACGTCCCCGAGCCGGACGGCGCGTTCTACGTGATGGTGCCCGTGGACGAGGACGACCAGCAGTGGTGTCAGGACGCCCTGAAGGACGCCCACGTCGCGACCGTCCCCGGGAGCGCGTTCGGTACGCCGGGCTACGCGCGCATCTCCTACGCGGCGAGTACGGAGCGCCTCGAAGAAGCCGTCGATCGCCTCGCCGAAGAAGGCTACCTGTAA
- the ribH gene encoding 6,7-dimethyl-8-ribityllumazine synthase → MVELGLVVAEFNRSVTEQMETAAVETADDAGADVVELVRVPGAYDAPLAADRLARRDDVDAVAVVGAIVTGDTDHDDVIAHATAQKLTDVSLDRDTPVAFGVAGPGMSGAEARERVQKGAEAVDSAIHLAEEL, encoded by the coding sequence ATGGTAGAGCTCGGGCTCGTCGTTGCGGAGTTCAACCGCAGCGTCACCGAACAGATGGAGACGGCGGCCGTCGAGACCGCCGACGACGCGGGCGCCGACGTCGTGGAGTTGGTCCGCGTGCCGGGCGCGTACGACGCGCCGCTGGCCGCCGACCGGCTCGCGCGCCGCGACGACGTCGACGCCGTCGCGGTCGTCGGCGCCATCGTCACGGGCGACACCGACCACGACGACGTCATCGCTCACGCGACCGCACAGAAGCTCACCGACGTCAGCCTCGACCGCGACACGCCGGTGGCGTTCGGCGTCGCGGGGCCGGGGATGTCGGGGGCGGAAGCCCGCGAACGCGTGCAGAAGGGCGCAGAGGCAGTAGACAGCGCGATTCACCTCGCGGAGGAACTCTAA